The DNA sequence TCTTAAAGAGGGAAAGCCAGATATTTTTCTCACAATGACATGCAATCCATCTTGGACTGAAATAACTACAGAACTCAACCCAGTTCAAACTCCACAAGATCGTCCAGATCTAACAACAAGAATTTTTCGAGCCAAATTTGAACAGCTGAAAGAGGATGTAATTACTAAGGGTGTCTTGGGAAAGGTGAAGAGCTATATTTATGTCACTGAGTTTCAAAAAAGAGGGTTGCCACATGTACATATGTTGCTAATCTTAAAAAACAATGACAAGTTAATTGACCCGGAGCATTATGATAGTTTGGTACGTGCAGAGATACCATCTAAAGAAGTAGAACCACACCTACATGATGCTGTGCTAAAACATATGATTCATGGTCCTTGCGGTACACTTGATCAATCTTCACCCTGCATGAAAAATGGCAAATGTAAACGCAACTACCCAAAAGAGTTCGCAGCAGAAACACGAAGAGGTGACAACTCATATCCGCAATATAGGCGACGATTCGACACTCCAGTACAAATTAACCAAAATGTCACGGTTGACAATAGATGGGTAGTTCCGTACAACCCTTGGCTACTACTAAAGTATGATTGCCATATTAATGTTGAGATATGTAGTAGCATCAAGAGTATAAAGTATCTCTACAAATATTGCTACAAGGGTCCAGACCGGGTTGCAATGGAAGTTCACAACAGTTCTAATGTTGACGAGGTCCAACAGTTTGTTGATGCAAGATGGATTGCTGCTCCAGAGGCATGTTggagaatatttaaatttaaccTTTACCGAATGTATCCATCAGTGGAAAGGTTACAAATTCATTTGCCAAATCAACATCAAGTGAGCTTCTATGATCACCAAACCATTTCTGAAATACTTAATGATGACTATTTCTCTAGAACAATGCTCACTGAGTTCTTTGCTCTAAATCGTGAGGAGGACCAACAATCTAGGCATCTTTTGTACAGGGAAATTCCAGAGTATTACACTTGGCACAACAAGGAAAAGGAATGGCGTCGGCGCAAGACACAGAGGAGATCCATCGGTAGGATTTATATTGTATCACCTTCAGAAGGAGAAAAATTCTATTTGCGTATTCTGTTATCTAATGTTAGAGGACCAATCAGTTGGGATGACTTGCTAACAGTGAATGGGATCCAATATTCGTCCTTCAAGCAATCTGCTCAACATCGAGGATTGTTAGAGAGTGACAGTAGCATCCGTGAATGTTTGGTTGAGGCATCTGTTTTACGATTGCCATGTGCTTTACgaaggttgtttgcaaccatcttaaTATTTTGTGAGCCTACAGATGTAAGAAGCTTATGGGATGAATTTTTTTCACATATGGTGGATGATTATCCGTCAACCAGCACCACAACAGCCTTAGTGTTCACAAATCGGCTACTCAGGGATATAAATGATATACTCCTTCAGCACGGAAAACAGATTACACAATACGATTTGCCAGCTTTAACTCATGAAAATGACAATGACAACTCGATACCCAGAGTTATCCAAGAAGAACTGTCTGTCGAAGTACCCCGAGAAGACCTGTGTTCCGTAACAAGATTGAACAATGACCAGTCTAAAACTTTCAAGTGCATTATGAATACAATTGATCGAAAAGAAAGTGGAGTGTTCTTTGTTGATGGGCCAGGAGGATCAGGCAAAACATTTCTTTACAGAGCTATAATTGCAGAATTGAGAAATAAGGGTCATATTGTCTTGGTAACTGCATCATCAGGAATAGCCGCAACATTATTGCCTGGGGGTCGAACAGCTCATTCTAGGTTTAAGATCCCAATTAATGCAGAACCATCATCCATTTGCAACATAAGCAAACAATCAGATCTTGCAAAGCTGATTAGACAAACAACGGCAATCATCTGGGATGAAGCACCTATGGCAAATAAAGAATCGGTGCAATCATTAGACCGCACTCTGAGAGATATATTAGCAAACGGTATGCCATTTGGAGGAAAAGTGATGGTGATGGGAGGAGATTTCCGCCAAGTACTGCCTGTGGTACCGAAAGGTAGTAAGTCACAAATGATTTCAGCTTCTATAGTTAAGTCTCAATTATGGGCTTCCACGAAAATTCTCCATTTGCGACAAAATATGCGATCTTCTAATGATCATGTTTTTGCTGAGTATCTTATGCGCATTGGTGATGGAATTGAACCCACCATACATGAAGACTTTGTACGGATACAAGCAAATATGGCAATTCCGTGGGAGGGTGAAACATCGTTACACAAGTTAATAGAAGAAATATTTCCAAACTTACAATCTCATGGGTGGGACGCTTCTTACATGGTAGAAAGGGCAATATTGACACCAAAAAATCATGATGTGCAACAGCTTAATGATATAATTATCAACCAGTTTCCAGGAGAAGAATGAAATTTAATCTCATTTGATGAAGTAGAAGGAGATGCTAATAATTTATATCAACAAGAATATCTTAACTCAGTTTCTACAGGCGGGTTGCCACCTCATGTGTTGAAGGTAAAAGGAGGTGCACCTTTGATGTTATTGAGAAACATAGACCCTAAGGCCGGCTTATGCAATGGTACAAGGTTACTATGTCGTGGAACTTTTCAAAACATGTTGGACGTAGAAATTTTAACCGGTCATCACTGTGGAAGAAGAGCTTTCTTACCTCggataaaacacaaaacaacagAAAATTCAGGACTGCCATTTATACTTATCCGGAAGCAATTTCCTGTAAGGTTGAGTTTTGCAATAACAATAAACAAATCACAAGGACAGACAATTCCTAAAGTAGGGATCTATCTCCCTAAACATGTATTTAGCCATGGCCAATTATATGTTGCTCTGTCTCGAAGTATTTCTCAGTCAACTACAAAAATTTTagtcaaagaagaaaaaatagatgGAACAAGTGGTGAATTTACCAGAAATATAGTTTTCAAAGAAATATTGTTACCTTCCCCACAGGTAATTTATGTTCTTAGTAAGTGTGTGTATTTACTTCTTGGTACAATTCAGTCtacatataattttaatctttaaatctttttcattgatATATATATCTATGTATACAAACTTTAATTTATTGAGGATTAACgactaataattttttaatagacaatttgatttcaaaggagctcatcaatataTGCCAGGAGATAAAGACAACCAACTTGAACATTTGTTTTATGCAACAGGTACGTACTAATTATCATTAACTAAGACATACTATATATATACTAGAAATATATTAACAAATATCAATTACAGGAAGAAGGATTCCAAAATCTCTGGAGTGCATGGAAAGATAAGCAAGCAATTGCATCAATCCAACCAATAGAcaataaagtaattttttaaattaattactgtCAAAATTGCATTCAATATACATACTTCTATTTCTATGTTAGTAATCATAATCATATGTTATCTAATAGGTTCATTCCCTTCAAATTTATTCTATTGGCTGGGGAGGAACGGTTAAAACAGACAAGACCCAATTCTGGAAGATGATAAAAAAGGAAATACTGCTCCAACAACATACAAGGTAACACAATCATCGTAATCAGAATGTTATTGATATGCCTATTATCTATCCCCTTCTATGTTCTTCTTTTACTaataaaatatgaaggaaaaaagtATATGCCTAAAATATTAAAAGGTTACTCTGAGATTGTAACGGAGATTATGTTTCTCATGTTGAATAaagttacaaaaaataattttaaactacggataataaattaaacatttttctttttccagcAACAAACTCATAGGAGCGGAACCAACTGATGTTAGTAAAGAACAACATTGCAGGTACCTATCATTAGATTAAGAAACCACCCAAAATAGAGGTAATATCGGATACTTATAGATTTGAATGCTCTACAGAGGGTTTAATGGCTTCTTTTGTTGTGCATGTGTAGGAAATCTaacctcaaacaagaaatttcaattttgcaggttttatattttttattgttaacttTTCGTTCAAATATAATGAAATTTGTATTGGCATATGGtatattttattgatttctaAAATTTGTAGTTCTTCAAGGCTCAAGAATCTATTGATAAGGAGATGTATGAGGAATTGCTAAAAAAATTTTCTCGGTACAAATTCAGAAATTACTTTAGATTTATCTTAACGTTTTTACTTATAGTTTGATATATAATCACAAAAAAAAGacataattatttttcttctttacacTTTTTGTAGGCACAAGAAAGATTCTTCAAATACAGATCCGTACTTTGGTTTACCACTAAAAAAAAAGGTccctaaacaaagaaaaaaaagtgactTTTAAATATggctcattttttgtaaacaatcgtatttttctatttatttttatgactttgagttagatagaagaagataaaataatattgtaataattattttatatgaattatgttatttgtaGATTTGTAGATAGGTGATGTATGTGTTCattataattaaatcattttcatattgttatTGTTTATAGATAGGtaatatatgattattttaatttgaacatctttatattattatagattattctatattattatttttatgttattctaaattaaaattttaaaattcattgaaataattaactttaaatcCCATAAaaaaaagcggctgaacaggcacggtagtgcctgttgagccgctagttatatataatatcttatcataagctgttatttttgtttctaattcttctattatttggttttctattgatgtcatataatctcttatagttcctttagtatgaaaccctatgtaattctaGATGTCCCTTCCAAACAATTCaccaagttttggattagtaaaggcttttaataagaaggaattcaaccaattttcgaaaatttctttttcgttctttttgcagtctaaatcgagcattctttctccttccatttcctggattttaggaacgtattttgatggtatttttgtatattttgaatctttatttataaacccttttttaaaagtataattatcaaaacctgtttcccatttaaattgagattgattatccttagatgttccagcttcattttttacttgtattggaatagctggttcttcgtcacttgaataatttagaatgtgttcttcattttctatattttcataatttactaattcttcctctatttgaaaaccatgttccataatattattttcttgagccatttttaattgtttaaaaagcattgtaacttcttctaatttttcttcaatattcataattttagtggtggttttacttttaaatctgttatgttaattatgttttgaaatttttcttccttgggattctctttttccttatttctttgaaattttatggatgttaatatttcttcaaacatatctactatagaatttaattgtgggttaaaagtatgatatagATGTGggaaatcatttccatggtaacattttttagaaattccgtgtgaaaaataagttttttcaagtttttaaagtccttcaataaaacttatagtaaaataaagattttgagaaaaatcattttgtattgattttaagaattcggtgtcattacaattaacattagttaaaatcattaatttttgatctattaattttgataacttaattatttctgctcttaaatcttctaatttactttttttcattaggtgacgcttttctttgtgaaaagTTACACTTTTAAGTTAAAAGTGTAGCTTTATCCACCACTAGTTACCATAGACATAGCCACCAGAGACTTGGCTTTTTATGAATAccgataaaaatatctttaaattaagaaaattaacgttatatttataaaaaataaattttgtataataaaaatatttaaattttaattttttattaaaatttttaaattattctatcttTAATTTCAATTGTATTACCATAAATCTTTCATTTTTTACTCAATTTATCgacttttttctaatatttttcatcGCACTCAAATCTCTCATCCGATGGTCTTTTTCATAGTACTCGTagtctttatttttattccttttctaTCGTCTCCATTCTCCTCCTCAACTATCTCATAAACTTTTAATTCACCGCAGAACATCACACACCCTCTCAAGTAAGTACTTTTTTGTTGGCTCCTTCCTCCGTCTCGATGTTACTGGTATTGTTGCTAGCTCCACCGCCTCCAACCTCTTCATCCTCCTCTTTGGTCTTGATGACAAAGAGAAAGCAATAGGAAGCCTCTTCGATGGTAACATCGGCATCGGATTAAACAAGAGGTCCAAGACGCAGCTGGAGATGTGTGGCAAACAATGAAACTTTTTTTCAGCAGCGACTACAATATCGACACCAAATTGAATGGTGATGTTGCGTTTTTGGGACACAAAATAATCCTTTATAATGGAAGCTCTAGATAGTAATGCAATAGATTATTGTAGCATTAAGATTAACAACAAAATCAACCAATGCCAATAAAGAATTAGAGAAAAAACTATAAAGGAATAGTTTTTAATCGTTtcagttaaattttttttctttaatttgaaaAGCTTTTTTTGTGTGAAGGAATGTggtgaaaaaaatgagaaagagctcaccatactaaatttttttattagaaattaattGAGGTCTTCCATCATCACCACCACTATTGATTTTGTCCTGGTCTATTGTAGAAATAGTTTTAGATTtcatgacaaaaattttaaagttgcAGGTTGAAttataaaaagttagaaaagtgaCTTGAGATTGAAGGTGtggtagtttaaaaattttattaaaaaattaataaaaaattagaatttaaatatttttgtcataCAGAATTCATattcaataaatataatattaatttttttagtttatgaatatttttatcaatatttgtAAATTTTATGAATACTTTtgataagttaaaaaaaattagctaatGACATGTGTACGTTAAACTTatcttttatatattgttttatataaaaagttttttttaattaatagcaTCTGATGTAATCTAAATAAAATAACGTGTACTACTCATTAAAAATGACATGTTAGagttaacaaataaaattgtaagttatgtgttttaatttaaaaaaaaaaacatatatagttcatttgaacataaaaaaattatagttaaCTTAATTAGTATATTATTGTTTTTAGCCTTAATTATTCATACAAATCatgataaaataaaactaaaatttatttaatttataaaaatacaatatttcttacttaataaaaaatatttaaaaaatatacaaataatagaaattaaaataattaattataaaccaATAATATTAAGATTGATTTAGTTTAAAAATAGTCAGTGTTTTTTTTAgcgtcattattttgataaaaaatatcttttttaatgaaaaaaatcgtttttattttttagcgtgtttggtaaatttttagtagtaaaagtaaaagcactagaaaaattaaaaaatatatattttttgagaatttgtaattatatctttttttaaaagatcttttttccttaaaaaaaagatatttttcatgtaataaataaataaataagtacttttatatcgttatacccaaacataattgatagataaaaagatctttttgtatgagatatccaaacataaaattacttttactttttcataaaatcttttaaaaaaagataactcaaaaaaagatcttcTTTTAAAAACTTACCCAAACAAGCTCTAACATGAACATATGAAATAAAAGAATGAATAACAAGGTGTAAAAAGTGGTATGAAGTAAAAGTtaacaattttttcttttgtgtttTGGGTGGATATAAAagctaaataatataatattggaGCTTTATATTCTTCTCTCTACTATGATTTCTATTTTCTacaagaatttaaaataaaaaatgtcgtCTTATTCAAAATTTCAATACATGCAGGAtcatcattaaaattattatactTGTCGACCATCGATGAACAGATCGGATTAGTCAACCAATATTAACCTCGGTCATTATATATTAAACCGAAAATCTCAGTAACGGTCGGACGATAATAAAAGGTTATAACAAACTCTGTTACtacttgaattaaaaaataagtataaTTCTTTTTAAACAATAGAATATGTTGACATGAGAAGGGACAAAGgcacaaaaataaaaagtaagtttATCATAAAATGGGTACCTCGATTTAATATTTGTACctgttatatataattattaattataaaatatttaatttatatatcgcatttttttcttatattgttATAAAGATAGCCTATAATCAATAGAATTCAAATATACTTAGTATAACTTAATGGatcacttttttcaataaatattttttatctataacaatatataatggcaattcatgagtttggtgtccaaaatttttttccagtattaccctTTCAAATCAACTTCTCCACTTAATGTCAGTTATCTCTGGAAAACTACCATTACTCCACTTGGCCACTTGACGTAATTTTCACGTATCACCTCTTACtcaatttttctcttctcatctcatctcttattaatattattgaatatattaatagattttaaaaatatattagacTCATGCCAATAATTGATTTGCTTTTAAATATTCAgatattcataataataataaaattggtCCAAATTTAAGTAATAGATAGAACGGTAATAATATTAGTGGgtataaattatcattttttaaaagttttaattcaTACTTAGTaaacttttaattatttctaatatactATGTTACATATATCTATAATACAGTGTATTATGGTTGTTAATTGTTCACTTAAAAAATTTAcactattaatttaatatttaaattttttttattatggtactattttaatgtactctaaatttttatgtatttataattttgataaaaaatatttttaaaagaaatattaatcttattttttaatttattttgtccaaagaatattaaattatttatattaaaagatttatgaaattcaataaatattatttatatgttaaaaatctGTTTTTAGATATTCAAGTATTAGAATTTGTCCAAATAATATTGTGAAGGATGATAACATTGGTTAGTTGTGTATATATATTCTattagtttgttaattttatcttttgaattattttttattatggtactattttaatgtactctaattttttattgtgtatttataactttaaaaataatcattagaagaaatattaattttatctcttaatttttttagctttgacaatattaaataatttatattaaaatatttagataattccaaaactattatttataatataacaaaataacaatataCAAAGAAAATATAGGAATTTgatgttcaatttttttattcagtGAGTTCTGCTTGACAgttattgtataaaatatttatttaaaaatattgataattttttatttaatttataccgtaaataataatgttttatgtaattttattttatttaatatcaaaaaatttagatttaaattttcttttattcttttcgaaTTGAAATAGTCCCATTGCATGATTGACAACTTTGATTTCTattataataactattttttctattattttctatttattatttttttatttttgttataataactattttttatctataccaatatataatgggatAGAAAAGTTTGGTATCTAATTCCTTCTCCCTATTTTACccctgtttcttttttatttttgttatacaCTGAATTCAATATAACAAACTGTTACCACGTcctcaattttttatattttttataaaaaaagaatttatctCACGATAGAGTATTAAACTGATACATTTTCAACCCACGACATATTTTAAAACTGATTTACTTCTAATAAAAAACTGcttattcaatttaaaaactaCAACCCCAACAGAATTAAATACTTTTTCACTTTCACCTTTTTTCTTCTCTGCAACTTGCTATCTTTCTGACAAATAGAAATGGAAacttcacaaaatcaacaatCACGTCAATGTCGACCCACTTGAACAGAATATGCTAGGCGAAAACTTCATAAAATCAACAATTACGTCAACATCGACCCACTTGAACAGAATATGCTAGGCGAAGAAGACAACATGATTGAAGAACAAAGACAGCAACACCTAGCTAGAAGACGTGCAACTTATCGGGAGATGATTCGACAAGGAAAACAAGTTGCCATATCAACTGACTCCAATTCCAACTCCAAGGCCAAACACAGGTAGAGGTACTCGATTAACTACAAATATAGGAGTAGCCCGATTGACTACAATTAGACAAATGACCAGAGCTACCACCCTTCATCAATTTGATACAGGTAACACAATaactaattttctttgttatgaattcaattagtttttaataattatattttacttttaaaacaTACAGGAATGGAAGCGCATGACAATGGAACAGGCACAAGTAACagaaatctataacaatatataatatggATACGGAGTTTTCGTATCCAAATTTACTTTCTAATGTTGCCCTTAATGATAGAGATTCTCCCGCACATGCGTCAGTTACTTTAAATAAAAGAACTTTCACCGTTAACAGCAACACAtgttcttctatcttattttcattCTGTATTTCACTAATAGTTGTAGGAACCGTAAcctcttcttcaattctttattccaataatttatccatttaattaattttatccgTTTTCAATTTCTCTTACTTCTCTTTTCAAGTCTGAATGTGCTTCTCTGTATGTAATAATTATTTGGATGAGTTTTTGTAATTTTCTGAACTAGATAATGACTATGCCAAATGTTGATTTTCGACGCCATGTatgaaaggagaaaaaaaataattaggggTGATAAATAATTTTGTATGGATCTTATCGTTTTATTTTGGGTATATCCTTGAGTACTTTATACCAAGTTTGAActtattattcaatttttagtgCTTCTCCTCTCACCATTAGGTGCACTCTTCTATATTATTACTGTTGCCATCATTCTCCTTCTTGAATATCGTGATTGTATCGCTTCCATCTTTTCCTCGCTTTCATTTACTACAATTGCAAATTTTATACCATTTTACTGCGGATATTAATTTCACGCATAACTTTCACCTTCATTTTCCTTTCTCTTCAGTTTACTTACCAAACTGTAttcattcttatatatttttaatctgtCTTTCACATACAAAGTTTTCtctcatcaatttaatttaaaaaaatattatttttttatctgatatttattttttaatttttttgacatgTATATACCTATCAATAATGAACTGAAGAACTctcataaattattttgttaactcattcttatatatttttaatctgtCTTTCACATACAAAGTGATGAACAAAAATGAGAGCTGCCATAATGGTATTATGGTAATTGATTGCAGTTGTggttaatagaagaagaaaacaagaaaaaaataagacAAGACAACATAATAGTGACGGTGAGACGATAATAGTTATCCatgtaaaaaaaatgataagaaaaattgatagtgtataatatgatgagatgatataatcaaaataaaaattaataattttaaaataataataaaattaaaaataattaaagatgtttaatataatattaaaaaaatattttttatctattcgaattatacataaagataaagagtgttttgaatataaatttttaaatttgcttcaaattaaataagattgagagaataaataaatttaatatataaataactaatttgtaaaccatgttagtaaatctttatcttaattttagtatacataataatataactttttacctttttaatttaaatttaattattttatattttttacatatcttaaataatttaaaatattttaattttttataattaatttttatttattgatatcaaatttataattttaaaaataaaaaaataaaaatatttttttaactcaataaaaaagcggtttcagccgcttttctatagtttttaagaaattaattttatttttttgttaatatatcatttactcttcaaatttattagataagtattttttattttaatgttgatatgactttatttatatcatattttattaaaattaaaattactataaaccaaaatataatttaaaaaataatgataataacattattctgattcaaaaagagtatatataaaccaaaatacatgttagttatttataaaagataatttttacttaaatgtcagataaaagtactattattttaatattaaaattgaaaaaatatattttttatctattagaattatggATGGAGATAAAAAATGTTttggatataaatttttaaatttgtttctaaTTAAATgggattgaaaaaaataaataaatttaataatatttataaataattaatctttaaataatatcaataaatttttatattaattttattacacataatagcaaactaatatttttttaatcttattttttaatttaaatttgttttttaatattttacatgttaaataatttaagatattttattttttataatttatttttaattgatattaaatttataattttaaaataaaaatataaaaataatttcttaaactcaatagaaaagcggctcaacaggcacgatAGTGCCTGGTGAGCCACTAGTATAAAATAGaatctaattttatatataataaatattattaaaataataaaaaataaaaagaatgaataTAAAACGCAAAACTAAAAAAATGGATTGATTTcgccttctatttttgcaaggaACATAGGTATGATAatgcactttttttattttttatttgaaaaaagaaaaaaatctttaaaCTCTACTAAATTTTTCACAAAGGGAATAAAGCATGGAGCTGAAATAAGTCGAAGAACACCATGCATTGATGGGTGGTGAGTAGTAAGAGGAGTAGTTATGAATCCTGTAGATAATCTAATTCTAACAAGAAAAAGGGGGACACGTATACTCAATTTCAAATGATTGAACAATCGGAAGCAATTTATTTACAATACTTAGTTGACATTCATAAATAAATAGATTCTAAAATAGATATTTATATGAGTTAtaagtaaaaatttttatttaatagaatttttttgtttgaagtatttataaaatattatgatGGTTCGGTTGCTTTATTATTTCGTCTATTCTTCAGCAATCCCAAAGTGTCATTTGGTCAAATAATGTTGTTTGGTCTTGGATCTATGTTATGCACACATGGGTAAATCATTAATGTCAATGGTTGTAGAGGACCAAAAAAAAAGAGATCAAGTGGGTTAAAGATAAACCATTAATTAAAGGGTACCACCTTATCTCTCTCATGGAGAACTTTTCTCTTATAATGAGTGTTTCTCTTTAGTTCTGCGCTTACTTGTTTTATCTTTCATACCTTTACGCAAGCTTTTATATttatcttctt is a window from the Arachis hypogaea cultivar Tifrunner chromosome 1, arahy.Tifrunner.gnm2.J5K5, whole genome shotgun sequence genome containing:
- the LOC112764544 gene encoding uncharacterized protein produces the protein MEDSRGSGRRTWQDYARQRRQNISEEQRQQHLARRRASYRESIRRGKQIDTSSGPTNMATPLQDITNIPPQQYSISDTHNNTGVGSSNIPNDPNMDEQLAITGRGIYTFRAQGSIYHSIGGFHPDQGTRPRFLQLYIYDTDHELQNRMLENTQLHETLVFKLQQLLHRYNPFLHVFRQLAQRSDVHECSLVIRERPANQPQYSLPTASQVAAIIVGDDVETMIRGRDIKVQTHAGSLRRIQEFVGYYDPLQYPLLFPFGTHGWDINTRSQSGGKVSCRTYNSYMLQIRPDDHSTVLQAGRLLQQYVVDNYVKIETGKLRWVRNRQKKLRAELYQGLQDALHTGETNAENVGRKRTILPSSFIGSRRDMTQRYEDGMAIVLKEGKPDIFLTMTCNPSWTEITTELNPVQTPQDRPDLTTRIFRAKFEQLKEDVITKGVLGKVKSYIYVTEFQKRGLPHVHMLLILKNNDKLIDPEHYDSLVRAEIPSKEVEPHLHDAVLKHMIHGPCGTLDQSSPCMKNGKCKRNYPKEFAAETRRGDNSYPQYRRRFDTPVQINQNVTVDNRWVVPYNPWLLLKYDCHINVEICSSIKSIKYLYKYCYKGPDRVAMEVHNSSNVDEVQQFVDARWIAAPEACWRIFKFNLYRMYPSVERLQIHLPNQHQVSFYDHQTISEILNDDYFSRTMLTEFFALNREEDQQSRHLLYREIPEYYTWHNKEKEWRRRKTQRRSIGRIYIVSPSEGEKFYLRILLSNVRGPISWDDLLTVNGIQYSSFKQSAQHRGLLESDSSIRECLVEASVLRLPCALRRLFATILIFCEPTDVRSLWDEFFSHMVDDYPSTSTTTALVFTNRLLRDINDILLQHGKQITQYDLPALTHENDNDNSIPRVIQEELSVEVPREDLCSVTRLNNDQSKTFKCIMNTIDRKESGVFFVDGPGGSGKTFLYRAIIAELRNKGHIVLVTASSGIAATLLPGGRTAHSRFKIPINAEPSSICNISKQSDLAKLIRQTTAIIWDEAPMANKESVQSLDRTLRDILANGMPFGGKVMVMGGDFRQVLPVVPKGSKSQMISASIVKSQLWASTKILHLRQNMRSSNDHVFAEYLMRIGDGIEPTIHEDFVRIQANMAIPWEGETSLHKLIEEIFPNLQSHGWDASYMVERAILTPKNHDVQQLNDIIINQFPGEE